In one Bacillus rossius redtenbacheri isolate Brsri chromosome 11, Brsri_v3, whole genome shotgun sequence genomic region, the following are encoded:
- the LOC134537024 gene encoding lysoplasmalogenase TMEM86A — MTSPKQVLKSVGPKLVPFFKTVAIYFVLFIPVERPSWFAMIIKCLPIVSLIVFVLLHGMSLGDEYAFSRRILAGLVLSCVGDALLVWPQYFLHGMASFGAAQVVYTAAFGFRPLSASLGVALYALCASATVVLMPGLSGILAAGVPVYSILLITMAWRAIARVQLFEELWTWTKLCSCAGGIIFAVSDGLIGFHHFHHPIPHSQALIMVTYYAAQLGIALSVVDSKASYNKLQSLGAKTGAVGHRTRRAIRLHSAH, encoded by the exons CTGAAGAGCGTGGGTCCCAAGCTGGTGCCGTTCTTCAAGACGGTGGCCATCTACTTCGTGCTGTTCATCCCCGTGGAGCGGCCGTCGTGGTTCGCGATGATCATCAAGTGCCTGCCCATCGTCAGCCTCATCGTGTTCGTGCTGCTGCACGGCATGAGCCTGGGCGACGA GTACGCCTTCTCGCGCCGCATCCTGGCGGGGCTGGTGCTTTCGTGCGTGGGCGACGCGCTGCTGGTGTGGCCCCAGTACTTCCTGCACGGCATGGCGAGCTTCGGCGCCGCGCAGGTCGTCTACACCGCGGCATTCGGCTTCCGGCCGCTCAGCGCCTCCCTGGGCGTGGCCCTGTACGCCCTCTGCGCGTCGG CGACCGTGGTCCTGATGCCCGGCCTCAGCGGGATACTCGCAGCCGGAGTGCCCGTCTACAGCATCCTCCTCATCACGATGGCATGGCGGGCCATCGCCAGGGTGCAGCTGTTTGAG GAACTGTGGACTTGGACAAAGCTGTGCTCATGCGCAGGTGGCATAATTTTCGCTGTGTCAGACGGCTTGATTGGATTCCACCACTTTCATCATCCAATACCTCATTCTCAG GCGCTCATCATGGTGACGTACTACGCGGCGCAGCTCGGCATCGCGCTCAGCGTCGTCGACAGCAAGGCCAGCTACAACAAGCTGCAGTCGCTCGGCGCGAAGACGGGTGCCGTCGGCCACAGGACGAGGCGGGCCATCCGCCTGCACTCCGCGCACTGA